The Micromonospora sp. WMMD961 genome has a segment encoding these proteins:
- a CDS encoding ABC transporter ATP-binding protein, with translation MTDPSTASGVEPRHLLPTATGRQTWAALRTELARLPLLSAVAGTLLVAASATGLVAPWVLGRLVDDVIAGTATPQVVAWAGVIAGAAVLAGLLTAAGAAVAARLGETVLARLRERVLDRALHLPSATLERAGTGDLVARAGDDVAVVTNVVATSGPAFLGATLSVVLTALGLFALDWRLGLAGLAAAPAYALALRWYLKRSVPYYARERVATGERTQATAEALRGSATVRAYRMEDAHVARIADRSAVARDLSLEIFGLFTRFGLRINRSEFVGLAAVLLAGFLLVREDLSTVGAATTAALYFHRLFNPIGLLLFESDSVLQAGASLARLVGVTTLPDTASSDSPRPARPERPEPAALEVTVAQHRYDDGPVVLRDIALRLAPGERVALVGASGAGKSTLAGIIAGIIEPSQGSVSLRGVPLAQLGEHRLRREIALVSQEVHVFAGPLAEDLRLADPAATDAELTRALDLVGATQWLRTLPDGLATAVGEGGRQLTAAQAQQLALARLVLADPAVAVLDEATAEAGSAGARDLDRAAVAATEGRTTLIVAHRLSQAATADRIVVLDQGRVAEHGTHAELLAAGGGYSHLWRSWRTPDPVPPSARTGRHPKVGAPGTFPDRPATTRVRG, from the coding sequence ATGACCGACCCGTCGACCGCGAGCGGCGTCGAGCCCCGGCACCTGCTACCCACGGCCACCGGCCGACAGACCTGGGCCGCCCTCCGCACCGAACTGGCCCGCCTGCCACTGCTCAGCGCCGTCGCCGGCACGTTGCTGGTCGCCGCGTCCGCGACCGGGCTCGTCGCCCCCTGGGTGCTCGGTCGCCTCGTCGACGACGTCATCGCCGGAACCGCCACACCGCAGGTCGTGGCCTGGGCGGGCGTCATCGCGGGTGCCGCGGTGCTCGCGGGGCTCCTCACCGCGGCCGGAGCCGCGGTCGCCGCACGCCTCGGTGAGACCGTGCTGGCCCGGCTCCGGGAGCGGGTCCTCGATCGTGCCCTGCACCTGCCGTCGGCCACCCTGGAACGCGCCGGGACCGGGGACCTGGTGGCCCGGGCCGGTGACGACGTGGCAGTGGTGACGAACGTGGTCGCCACCAGCGGCCCCGCCTTCCTCGGCGCGACGCTGTCCGTCGTGTTGACCGCGCTCGGGCTCTTCGCCCTCGACTGGCGGCTCGGCCTCGCCGGGCTGGCCGCCGCACCCGCGTACGCGCTGGCGCTGCGCTGGTACCTCAAGCGTTCGGTGCCGTACTACGCCCGCGAGCGGGTGGCGACGGGCGAGCGTACGCAGGCGACGGCCGAAGCGTTGCGCGGCTCGGCGACGGTACGCGCCTACCGGATGGAGGACGCCCACGTCGCGCGGATCGCGGATCGCTCCGCTGTGGCCCGCGACCTGTCGCTGGAGATCTTCGGCCTGTTCACCCGGTTCGGGCTGCGCATCAACAGGTCCGAGTTCGTGGGTCTGGCCGCCGTGCTGCTCGCCGGCTTCCTGCTGGTCCGCGAGGACCTGTCCACCGTCGGTGCGGCGACCACCGCCGCCCTGTACTTCCACCGCCTCTTCAACCCCATCGGCCTGCTGCTGTTCGAGTCGGACTCGGTGCTCCAGGCCGGGGCGAGTCTCGCCCGGCTCGTCGGGGTGACCACGTTGCCGGACACCGCATCGTCCGACAGCCCTCGGCCCGCCCGTCCGGAGCGGCCCGAGCCGGCGGCGCTGGAGGTGACCGTCGCGCAGCACCGCTACGACGACGGACCGGTCGTGCTGCGGGACATCGCCCTCCGTCTCGCACCCGGAGAGCGCGTCGCCCTCGTGGGTGCGAGCGGCGCGGGCAAGAGCACGCTCGCCGGCATCATCGCCGGCATCATCGAGCCCAGCCAGGGTTCGGTGAGCCTGCGCGGCGTGCCGCTGGCCCAGCTCGGCGAACACCGCCTCCGGCGCGAGATCGCCCTCGTCAGCCAGGAGGTGCACGTGTTCGCCGGGCCGCTCGCCGAGGACCTGCGGCTGGCCGACCCGGCCGCCACCGACGCCGAGCTGACCCGCGCCCTCGACCTCGTCGGCGCCACCCAGTGGTTGCGCACCCTGCCGGATGGTCTGGCGACCGCGGTGGGCGAGGGCGGGCGCCAGCTGACCGCGGCGCAGGCCCAGCAACTCGCGTTGGCCCGCCTCGTCCTCGCCGACCCCGCCGTCGCGGTCCTCGACGAGGCCACCGCGGAGGCGGGCAGCGCGGGCGCGCGCGACCTCGACCGGGCTGCCGTGGCGGCCACCGAGGGCCGTACCACGTTGATCGTCGCCCACCGGCTCAGCCAGGCGGCCACCGCGGACCGCATCGTCGTCCTGGACCAGGGTCGCGTCGCCGAGC
- a CDS encoding ABC transporter ATP-binding protein — translation MTVASISGSVVLRRALRRQRRRVVLGIVLLCAHQATEALVPVAIGVIIDRAVATGDVRALLLSLAGLAALFTALAFAYRTGARLAYAAVEHEAHTTRVEIARSALDPRGHRSGLRDGELLSVTASDAELSALVVRVAGLTAAALTAIVVAAVALLVVDVPLGLGVLVGVPLLIFALQRMAPLLTRRSTSQQEALAATTALAVDLVTGLRVLRGIGAQDHAARRYAGASRHALDVTLRAATTKGLHLGLTTMVNGLFLASVAGVAGWLALQGRLTIGELVAVVGLAQFIAEPVQTLGYCVQLFAMARASAARVARVLGATPVLATGDAGPPEPGPSRLALDAVSHAGLDNVSLHVSAGEILGVLAYDPSEAEALVALLAGRVPRADYRGTLYVDGVPVEDLHIDAVRAVVLVEQHDVALFEGTLRANLSAGAHVDDTVLRAAVRAAAADDVLAAHPHGFDRRLTERGANLSGGQRQRIGLARALVADPPVLVLHNPTTAVDAVTEALLAEGLAAVRAAGNRGTVLITTSPALLHLTHRVAVIDQGRVVAEGPHERLLASDTRYREEILR, via the coding sequence ATGACAGTCGCCTCGATCAGCGGGAGCGTGGTGCTGCGCCGCGCCCTGCGCCGACAGCGCCGCCGGGTGGTGCTCGGCATCGTGCTGCTCTGCGCCCACCAGGCCACCGAAGCCCTCGTACCGGTCGCCATCGGCGTGATCATCGACCGGGCGGTGGCCACCGGCGACGTCCGCGCGCTGCTGCTCTCCCTCGCCGGCCTCGCCGCCCTGTTCACCGCCCTCGCCTTCGCCTACCGGACCGGTGCGCGGCTGGCCTACGCCGCCGTCGAACACGAGGCGCACACGACCCGCGTCGAGATCGCCCGAAGCGCCCTCGACCCGCGCGGACACCGCTCGGGCCTGCGCGACGGAGAGCTGCTGTCCGTCACGGCCTCCGACGCCGAGTTGTCCGCGTTGGTGGTACGCGTCGCCGGGCTCACCGCCGCAGCGCTCACCGCGATCGTGGTCGCGGCCGTCGCGCTGCTCGTCGTCGACGTCCCCCTCGGGCTCGGGGTGCTCGTCGGCGTACCGCTGCTGATCTTCGCCCTCCAGCGGATGGCGCCCCTGCTCACCCGGCGCAGCACGTCGCAGCAGGAGGCCCTGGCGGCCACGACCGCGCTCGCCGTCGACCTCGTCACCGGCCTGCGCGTACTGCGTGGCATCGGCGCACAGGACCACGCGGCCCGACGGTACGCGGGTGCCAGCCGGCACGCCCTCGACGTGACGCTGCGCGCCGCCACCACCAAGGGCCTGCACCTCGGTCTCACCACCATGGTCAACGGCCTCTTCCTCGCGTCGGTGGCCGGCGTCGCGGGCTGGCTCGCACTCCAGGGTCGGCTGACCATCGGCGAACTCGTCGCCGTCGTCGGATTGGCCCAGTTCATCGCCGAGCCGGTGCAGACGCTCGGATACTGCGTACAACTGTTCGCCATGGCCCGGGCCTCGGCGGCGCGGGTCGCCCGGGTTCTCGGCGCGACGCCGGTCCTCGCGACGGGCGACGCCGGGCCGCCCGAGCCGGGCCCGTCCCGGCTCGCCCTCGACGCGGTCTCGCACGCGGGCCTCGACAACGTCAGCCTGCACGTCAGCGCCGGTGAGATCCTGGGCGTGCTCGCCTACGACCCGAGCGAGGCCGAGGCGCTGGTCGCGCTGCTGGCCGGCCGGGTGCCCCGCGCGGACTACCGGGGGACGCTGTACGTCGACGGCGTACCCGTCGAGGACCTGCACATCGACGCCGTGCGCGCCGTGGTCCTGGTGGAGCAGCATGACGTGGCGCTGTTCGAGGGCACCCTGCGCGCCAATCTCAGCGCCGGTGCCCACGTCGACGACACGGTCCTGCGGGCCGCCGTGCGGGCTGCCGCCGCCGACGACGTGCTCGCCGCACACCCGCACGGCTTCGACCGCCGGCTCACCGAACGCGGGGCGAACCTGTCCGGCGGGCAGCGGCAGCGGATCGGGCTCGCCCGAGCGCTCGTCGCCGACCCGCCGGTGCTGGTGCTGCACAACCCCACCACGGCGGTCGACGCGGTGACCGAGGCACTGCTCGCCGAAGGGTTGGCCGCGGTCCGCGCCGCGGGCAACCGCGGCACGGTGCTGATCACCACCAGCCCGGCCCTGCTGCACCTCACCCACCGGGTCGCCGTGATCGACCAGGGTCGGGTCGTCGCCGAGGGTCCGCACGAGCGGTTGCTCGCCAGCGACACCCGCTACCGGGAGGAGATCCTGCGATGA